The following are from one region of the Geoalkalibacter subterraneus genome:
- a CDS encoding two-component system sensor histidine kinase NtrB — MTKNDKIRLVFLIGLVAAITALHYLTGTEKAHFHDIYRRLYYLPIVLGGLWFLLRGGLITSLAISIIYMPHVIFQWGHHPASAPEQYLEILLYNVIGFVTGFLTLAERKQKNRYQRTAKRLEQSFAALRRQADQILEVEEQLRRADRLSALGELSAELAHEIRNPLGSIRGTAEILQDGIDPSDRRHEFALILLREVERLNRVVEQFLDFARPARMERSFFDPGQVLEDVFSLVQRQADKQGVALEKQGSAGLVVGDGEQLKQVFLNLVLNAVQAMPEGGRLDVGLQRDPEHVEITFSDTGPGIAPEHLERIFTPFFTTRTEGIGLGLAITQRLVKKNGGELSVTSEPGKGTAFVLTLVPAETTENS; from the coding sequence ATGACAAAAAATGATAAAATCCGTCTTGTTTTTCTGATCGGCCTCGTCGCGGCGATCACTGCGCTGCACTATCTGACCGGAACAGAAAAAGCGCATTTTCACGATATCTACCGCCGGCTCTACTACCTTCCCATCGTTCTTGGCGGGCTGTGGTTTCTGCTGCGCGGCGGTCTGATCACCTCCCTGGCCATTTCAATTATCTACATGCCCCATGTCATCTTTCAATGGGGGCATCACCCGGCCAGCGCTCCGGAACAATATCTTGAAATTCTGCTCTACAACGTCATCGGCTTTGTGACCGGCTTTCTGACTCTGGCCGAGCGCAAACAGAAAAACCGCTATCAGCGCACAGCAAAACGGCTGGAACAAAGCTTTGCTGCCCTGCGTCGGCAGGCCGATCAGATCCTGGAGGTGGAGGAGCAGCTTAGACGCGCCGATCGTTTGTCCGCGCTGGGAGAGCTCTCCGCTGAACTGGCTCACGAAATCCGCAATCCTCTGGGGTCTATTCGTGGGACGGCAGAAATTCTGCAGGATGGGATCGACCCGTCCGACCGGCGCCACGAATTCGCCCTGATTCTGCTGCGCGAGGTCGAGCGACTCAATCGCGTGGTCGAGCAGTTTCTTGATTTCGCCCGGCCTGCCAGGATGGAGCGATCTTTTTTTGATCCAGGGCAGGTGCTTGAGGATGTGTTCTCGCTGGTCCAAAGGCAGGCGGACAAGCAGGGCGTGGCTCTTGAAAAGCAAGGGAGTGCCGGCCTGGTCGTGGGCGACGGGGAACAGCTCAAGCAGGTGTTTCTCAACCTGGTTCTCAATGCCGTGCAGGCCATGCCGGAAGGGGGGCGTCTGGACGTCGGCCTGCAGCGGGACCCGGAGCATGTTGAAATCACTTTCAGCGACACGGGACCGGGCATTGCGCCGGAGCACCTTGAGCGGATCTTTACTCCTTTTTTCACGACACGAACCGAGGGCATCGGTCTGGGGTTGGCCATCACGCAGCGACTGGTGAAAAAGAACGGCGGGGAATTGAGCGTGACCAGCGAACCCGGCAAGGGAACGGCTTTTGTTCTGACCCTTGTGCCCGCTGAGACAACGGAGAATTCATGA
- a CDS encoding AEC family transporter has product MVLFLDILTIVIPVFLVIGLGFVLKRLNLIDDHFLFQTNRLVYYVALPLLLFYKIGTADFFANFNGSLVVGSSLVIAIGFAVSYGYAALRGYAPATRGAFSQGAFRGNLAYIGLAIVFNAYGEDGLTRAGILMGFLVPVLNFFAILALLWPHRRAGGHQGRAFWVRQIAFNPLIIASFAGIIWSFLHLPIPVILDRSLHIATGMTLPLALLAIGGSFSLQKLKGDLTCALLSTTIKIIWLPVIATALLYTMGVRGQDLAIGVLFAGTPTATATYIMAHQLKGDAELAGSIVMMSTLLSALTYTLALFILGSLGL; this is encoded by the coding sequence ATGGTACTTTTTCTGGACATTCTCACCATCGTCATTCCAGTCTTTTTGGTGATCGGGTTGGGCTTCGTTCTCAAGCGTCTCAACCTGATCGACGATCATTTCCTCTTCCAGACAAACAGGCTTGTGTATTACGTCGCCCTGCCGCTGCTGCTTTTCTACAAGATCGGGACCGCTGATTTTTTTGCCAATTTCAACGGGTCACTGGTGGTCGGTTCATCCCTGGTGATTGCCATCGGCTTTGCTGTGAGCTATGGCTACGCCGCTCTGCGCGGATATGCACCCGCGACCCGCGGCGCCTTCAGCCAGGGTGCCTTCCGCGGAAATCTGGCCTATATCGGCCTGGCCATCGTCTTCAATGCATATGGCGAGGACGGCTTGACCCGGGCGGGAATCCTGATGGGGTTTCTGGTGCCCGTTCTCAACTTCTTCGCCATTCTTGCCCTGTTGTGGCCCCATCGCCGGGCCGGAGGGCACCAGGGACGCGCCTTCTGGGTGCGCCAGATCGCTTTCAATCCCCTGATCATCGCTTCCTTCGCTGGGATCATCTGGAGTTTTCTCCATCTGCCAATACCTGTCATTTTAGACCGCTCCCTGCATATCGCCACCGGCATGACGCTGCCATTGGCGCTGCTGGCGATCGGCGGCTCATTCTCTCTGCAGAAGCTCAAGGGGGATCTGACCTGCGCCCTGCTTTCCACCACCATCAAGATCATCTGGCTCCCGGTCATCGCCACCGCCCTTCTTTACACCATGGGAGTGCGGGGGCAGGATCTGGCCATCGGCGTGCTGTTTGCCGGAACGCCCACAGCCACGGCGACCTACATTATGGCGCACCAGTTGAAAGGAGACGCCGAACTGGCCGGCAGCATCGTCATGATGTCGACACTGCTTTCGGCGCTGACTTACACCCTTGCGCTGTTTATTCTCGGGAGTCTGGGATTGTGA
- a CDS encoding glycosyltransferase family 2 protein, with product MIRPQVSILMAVRNEQAHLPAALASLQAQSLRDWELVAVDDGSRDRTLHLLRQAAAADPRVRIIPRPPQGLVAGLNTGLRHCRAPLIARMDGDDICHPRRLELQSLFLRRQSEIGLVATRVRHFPRWRLRDGMRAYEQWQNEALDHESIMRELYVESPFAHPSVMMRRSILLQAGGYRDMGWAEDYDLWLRLARRGVRFARLPQSLLYWRDRPQRLTRTAQNCSAEAFRLCKLHHLQRSFLKDEGEVTLWGAGMEGKAWRRILAQAGVKVTRWVEVDRRKIGQKIHGAPVVPIDALKAGEGPVLVTVGARGARSQIRTWSREKGLKEGRDLIFVT from the coding sequence GTGATCCGTCCGCAGGTTTCCATCCTGATGGCGGTCCGCAACGAACAGGCGCATCTGCCGGCGGCGCTGGCTTCCTTGCAGGCTCAGAGCCTGCGCGACTGGGAGCTTGTGGCCGTCGACGACGGCTCGCGCGACCGCACTCTGCATCTACTGCGGCAGGCAGCCGCTGCCGATCCTCGGGTTCGGATCATCCCACGCCCCCCACAAGGACTGGTCGCAGGACTCAACACAGGCTTGCGTCATTGCCGCGCCCCGCTGATTGCCCGCATGGACGGCGACGATATCTGCCATCCGCGGCGCCTGGAGCTGCAGTCACTATTTCTGCGACGCCAATCCGAGATTGGCCTGGTTGCCACACGTGTCCGACATTTTCCGCGCTGGCGATTACGAGACGGGATGCGCGCATACGAGCAGTGGCAGAACGAGGCACTGGACCATGAGAGCATCATGCGCGAACTCTATGTAGAATCACCCTTCGCTCACCCGAGCGTGATGATGCGCCGCAGCATCCTGCTTCAGGCGGGAGGGTACCGGGACATGGGCTGGGCTGAAGACTATGATCTGTGGCTGCGGCTTGCCCGTCGAGGGGTACGCTTTGCCCGCCTGCCGCAAAGCCTGCTTTACTGGCGCGACCGACCGCAGCGATTGACCCGCACGGCGCAGAACTGCTCTGCCGAAGCGTTCCGTCTCTGCAAGCTGCATCACCTGCAGAGAAGTTTTCTTAAAGATGAAGGTGAGGTCACCCTGTGGGGTGCGGGGATGGAAGGCAAAGCGTGGCGCAGGATTCTTGCGCAGGCCGGGGTAAAGGTGACGCGCTGGGTGGAAGTCGACCGCCGCAAGATCGGGCAGAAGATTCATGGTGCCCCGGTGGTTCCCATTGACGCCCTCAAAGCAGGAGAGGGCCCCGTCCTGGTCACTGTCGGCGCTCGGGGTGCTCGTTCACAGATTCGCACCTGGAGCCGTGAAAAAGGCTTGAAGGAAGGACGAGACCTGATCTTCGTGACCTGA
- a CDS encoding 50S ribosomal protein L11 methyltransferase: MYSPFNIGARFTITPPGDASVEDERIPLVIAKGAFGSGEHETSASCLEILEELPQVQGARVLDLGSGTGILAIGALHLGAAQAVCIDINPDAVRTCRLNCEHNGVSERVTHIAGSLESAKERDFDLILANIYGDLLVDFAPDLVSRARTGGLLLLSGILWEYNFEVRQLYEKLGCRVVKNRMLNEFSTVLLEKI, from the coding sequence ATGTATTCACCGTTTAATATCGGCGCTCGCTTCACTATCACTCCGCCGGGAGACGCCTCTGTCGAAGACGAACGCATCCCACTGGTTATCGCCAAAGGGGCATTCGGCTCCGGTGAACACGAAACCAGCGCCAGCTGCCTGGAAATCCTGGAAGAACTACCACAGGTGCAGGGGGCGCGTGTTCTTGATCTGGGCAGCGGAACCGGCATTCTGGCCATCGGCGCCCTGCATCTCGGCGCGGCACAGGCAGTCTGCATCGATATCAACCCCGATGCGGTGCGCACCTGCCGCCTCAACTGCGAGCACAACGGCGTGAGCGAACGGGTCACCCACATTGCCGGCAGCCTGGAGTCCGCCAAGGAGCGTGACTTCGACCTGATCCTCGCCAACATCTACGGTGACCTCCTGGTCGATTTCGCACCCGACCTGGTCTCGCGCGCCCGTACCGGGGGACTGCTACTCTTATCAGGGATATTGTGGGAATACAACTTCGAGGTGCGACAACTTTACGAAAAGCTCGGCTGCCGGGTTGTCAAAAACCGCATGCTGAACGAATTCAGCACGGTGCTGCTGGAAAAGATCTGA